The Marivirga tractuosa DSM 4126 genome contains the following window.
ATTACTATAAGCTTGTGAGTATAAATAGAAATTTAGTAGGTAAAACCATGAAAATGGCTAATACAATCTATCTTACAGAATTTAAAAAGTTTTGGCGGTGGCCACAAATTATTTCAACACTGGCTATAATTTTTTTAGGGTATACAATTATAGAATTTCTTCCTATGGATTTTATTTTTTGGGGTATCCTAATTCCACTTTCAGTATTGACAATCGGAATTCCTGCTTACGGATATATCTTATCTAGATTCAAAAAATATGGCAATAAAAGACTAAATTCAGCTCATTTGAGTGCCACTACTCATTTTATAATTTTGCCAACATCACTTTTTAATTTATCAGCATCTTTACCAGCATTTTTCTTAGAGCCTTATCAATCTAGAGAAGAATTTTACGTGCAACATCCTGTTGTGCCTTTATTTATGATTTTGTTATTCCTTTCACTGGCCTTCATTGGCTTAAAAGTTTTCAGAACTAAAATTAAAGTACAGTATTTATGACATTATCAACCGAACAAATAGCCCAAATCAAATCCTGGATCTCGAAGCGAGGATTTACTCACACGGATGTTCAATATGAAATAATTGACCATGTAGCTTCTGCCATTGAAGAAAAAATGGAACAACAACCTGAATTAGATTTAGAACAAGCTTTTTCTGAGGTCCATAAATCATTTGGGGTATTTGGATTTAGTACCATAGAAGATTCTATTAATGGAAGAATTCGTAAGCAACTATTTAAGGCATACCTAAAATCAGGGAAAGAGCTTTTGACTGGCTACAAAGTCCTAATTCCTCTATTAACTATTTTATGTTTAATCACATTTTATCAGCAGTTACCTAAATTCTTTGATATAGCTTCCTTAGTCATATTCTATACTTTTTGCTTCTTTAGTTTACTATATTCTATTACATATTATCTTCGGAAAAAACATATCAAAAGATATCTTAGCTTTAAAATGGCAATCAGTTTTATTTTTCTTATCACCATTCAACTATTTAACGTTCAAGCTAACATTTTAATGAAACTTGATCCAGGGTATAAAATAGCATGCTATGGTATACTTATAATAATAGCATTTTCAATTTATGGGGGTACGGAGAAAATGATTCAAAAAACTGAAAAGTTACACGAACTTTACCAATCAAATTGAACTTGAAAAGGATATAAAGTTCTTGACATGTAAAAATGTTTAATATTTTTACTTATTTATTAAACACTTCGAACTCTTCCGTGTTATTGCCGTATATTTGACCTTCAGTAAATAAATATTAATGAAAGTAGCAGTTTTCAGGAAAGAACATTTTAATGCCGCCCATAGGTTAAACAATCCAAACTGGTCGGAAGAAAAAAACCAGAAGGTTTTTGGTAAATGTAACAATCCCAATTTTCATGGTCATAATTACGAACTTATCGTTAAAGTAACAGGAGAAGTGGATCCTGATACCGGTTATGTTATGGATATGAAAGTGTTGAGTGATTTGATTAAAGAGAGGGTATTGGACAGATTTGATCACAAAAATTTGAATCTTGATACAAAGGAATTCTTAGATCTCAATCCCACCGCTGAAAACATTGCAGTTGTAATTTTTAATTTGTTGAGGGAAAAAATTGACCCTAAAAAAGAATTAAAAATCAAGTTATACGAAACGGAAAGAAACTATGTCGAATACCCCACAGAATAAAAATAGAGATTTGGAAAATATTAATGAGCTTGAAGAATTCGGTGATGATCATGTAGCATCAAATTTTGAAACTCCATTAAGAGCCGATGCCTTTGAAATGGATGATGACTTGAAAATGGAAATGATTGCTAAGCATTTTAAGGAAATCATGCACATTCTGGGTATGGATTTAAGCGATGATAGCTTGAAAGGAACTCCAAACAGAGTGGCTAAAATGTATGTAAAAGAAGTATTCAGTGGATTGAACCCAAAAAACAAACCACAACCGAAGCTTTTTGAGAATAAATATAAGTACAGTCAAATGTTAGTAGAAAAGGATATCACCTTCTACTCGCATTGTGAGCATCACTTTGTTCCAATTTATGGAAAAGCGCATGTGGCATATATTTCAAGTGGGAAGGTTATTGGTTTATCAAAAATCAATAGAATTGTTCAGTACTATTCGAAAAGACCACAAGTGCAGGAAAGACTAACAGTTCAAATTGCTGAGGAATTGAAAGAAGTAATGCAAACGGAAGATGTAGCAGTTGTTATGGATGCGAATCACATGTGTGTTTCTTCCCGTGGCGTAGGGGATACCAATAGCCGCACAGGAACTTCTTATTTTGGTGGTAAATTTAATGATGAAGCTACAAGAAGAGAATTTTTGGATTACATTAATTCTCCTAATAATAGCTAAAATCATTTATGAATTAAATAGTGTAAAGCCAGTTTCGATTTTGAAGCTGGCTTTTTTAGTTTAAAATCAAGTATAATCACTTAACAGCATACCTGCAATTACAGAATTACTTTGAATCTCTAATCTTTAAAAAGTTAATCATATCCAATATCTAAAAATCAGCTGAAATTTGTAAACAATAGCTCTTGTTTAATGTTATAACTTATAAAATTAAACAAGATAATATGTCATTTAAGGATAAAAATATTTTAATAGTTGGAGCAAGCTCAGGAATTGGCTTAAGTCTTGCCAAAAAATTGAAAAAAGAAGGTGCCAATTTAATTTTGGCATCTCGAAATAAACCAGATTTATCAGGTGATTTCCACTACATTCAATTAGATGTTTTGGATATGAAGGATGAACTCAAACAGTTACCAGATACACTGCATGGATTGGCTTACTGTCCCGGTAGCATTAATCTTAAGCCTTTTCAGAGCATCAAAGAGAATGATTATATCAACGACTTCAGATTGAACACAGTAGGTGCCGCCATGGTCATTCAGCAATCATTAAAGGCTTTAAAGAATGCTAAAGGGGCTAGCGTTGTACTGTTCAGTACCGTAGCCGCCAATACAGGATTATCATTTCACGCTTCCATTGCCTCAGCAAAAGGTGCTTTACAAGGTTTTGGCTTGAGCATTGCAGCTGAGCTGGCCTCTAAACAAATCAGAGTAAATATGGTAGCTCCCAGCCTAACTGATACCCCGCTAGCTGAAAATCTATTATCTAATGATGAGAAAAAAGAAGCTTCTAACAAAAGGCATCCAATTGGCCGATTTGGTAAACCCGAAGATATTTCAAATGCTGCTTGCTTCTTACTAGATAGTGAGAACAGTTGGATTACTGGGCAAATCATTGGAGTAGATGGTGGAATGGAACGAATCAGAAATATTTAAGAGAACATCAAACATTTCAGCTAAGTGAATGTTACAACACCAAATAAATTTTTATTAAAAACAAATATTTTTTAAACCAATATTAAATAAGATTATGAGCAACGAAACAGAAACTTTGAAAGACAAGCTTGTCTCCCATCATGAAGGAACACATGCGAAAATTTCTTTTGTTGAGGGTAAACCTATTGCGGTTGTGGAAGCAAATAGTACATACATTCCAATTGAAGAGTTCAAGAAAACTTTTGAAGAGATTGGTAAATTAGTAGAGTCCAAAAAGATATCGAAATTAATCTTTGACAAAAGAAAATTAACTGTTTTCCATCAACCTTCAATGGAGTGGTATTTTACAGAATGGAAAGAGCAAATGTGGCACAAAGGCCTGAAAACACACAGAAAAATTTTGCCTGATAATAAAGTCTTTCAGCAAAGTGTTAAAATTGGAAGAGAAAAAATCAAAGAAGAAAATCCCAATTTGAAATTCAATGAGATGGATATTCAATATAAAGATTCTCTCCAAGACGCAATTGATAATTGAGTTTATGGCCGTTGATACTGTAGAAAAGTTAAAATTAGAGCTAGAGAAATCCAATAATGAAATTAAGATTCTTAAATCGAAATATGAGAATCAAGTTGGAGAGCTCAAGAAAGAAGTTTCGTATTTGAAAGAGCAACTAATGGCTCAACAAGATATGCTTAAAATGGCAGTGGATTATGCGAATAAATTAGGGAAAGAATTAAAAGGATTAAAAAAGAGAATAGATTCAGGTAATTTTCAAAGCATACATTAAAAGTAAGAGAATAACGCTAAAAAAAAGGTTACGTTTTTTTAAACAATTTTGATAAACGGCTTATTATTATTGCATGAGTAGAATTCCAGAATCGTACTATTTCTATAAAGATCAGCTTCGAAGAGCAAAAGAAGAAAAAGCTAAGCTTCAAAAAGAGTATGAATCAAAAATAAATGGATTAAATGATGAAATATCATTTTTAAAGGAGCAAATTCAAGCGCAACATACTATGATTGAGCAATCGATTGATTATGTAATGAAACTAGAACAGCAGATCAAGACTTTTGATTTAGAACTCTCTACTGATAAGGAGAAATAATCAAAAAAAAACAGAAGACAAAGTACGGTTTACTAAAAGGCACATGTTATGCGGCATGTGCCTTTATATTTTTAAATACAGCCAACAAAAAAACATCCGCACTTTAAACGGATGTTTTGCTATTTCTATAAAAACAAATAACCTGAATTCCACATTAATTTGGTAATTCAGATTATTCACCCAAGGGGTTACCAGCTTATGGCTGGCATCCAAGAATATACTGCGTGGTCTTTTTTAAGATATAGCGAGCTATATAGAGTAAAGACAACGCAATATATTGGATTTACGTAGAAAAGCTTTTTTGATTCCGCTTGTAAATAGCGATTTTCTTCCTAAAATTTTCCTACAAAAGCTCGCTATTGCTACAATATTTTTAGTTGAATCTCACTACTTACAAACGGTCTGAATCGTGAATTAATAATCGAATTCAGGTAAATACTTAGTCCATAGATTTTAAATACTTATAGAGATCACTATCTGTAGATAAAATCACAGTAGTTTCGCTATTAAAAGTCCTCTGAAATGTTTCCATGGATTTTAAAAAGGAGTACAATTCTCTTGAGGCATTATTTTTATTATATGCATTAGCATAAATAGCAGCGGCCTCTGCATCCGCTTTACCTTTTATCTGCTCAGCAATTTTAAAGGCTTCTGATTGAATACTTTTCAATTCGCGCTCTTTCTCCCCGTTAATTCTAGAAGCTTCCCCCTGACCTTCTGAACGGAATTTATCAGCTATTCTGAAACGCTCAGATTTCATTCTTTCATATACCTGGGTTCTAACTTCCTCAACATAATTGATTCTTTTAAAACGGAAATCGAGAATTTCAATTCCTAAGTCTTGAGTCTGCAAATTAGCTGACTTTTGAATGTATTCTTGAATGCTATCACGACCAACATTTATCTGTACCAAGCTATCCTCTACGATTTCACTTATTGCACCACTAGAGATTGGTGTTCTATTACTTGTTCTTACTGCTTCTTCAAGATAGTTGTTGGCAATAAAATCACGCGTTTCCCCATCCAAAATATCATCTAAACGAGACTGTGCCCCACGTTCATTAGTCAAACGTTTGAAAAACTGAAGTGGGTCTGTAATTTGCCAACGGGCATAAGTATCCACAAAAATAAATTTCTTATCTTTTGTCGGTACTTGATTTGGATCACCATCCCACTCTAAATATCGCTTATCGAAGAAATTTGCTGTTTGCACAAAGGGAACTTTGAAATGAATTCCAGCATCTTTTACTGCATCACCTACAGGCTTTCCGAACTGGGTGATGATCACCTGTTCCGATTCGCGAACTATATATGCACTCTGAGCAATTACTATTAAAGCAACTACTACTATGACTAATATGGTTATTAATGATTTTTTCATATTTCCTATTTCAATTTTTTAAAATAATTACTGATTAATTTTCTTACCTGATTGCGTAGCCATATTTAACAATGGCAATACATTTCCTCCTTTTTCATCAGTAATAATTTTATCTCCTAATTTAGGTACTACTTCCTGCATGGTTTCTAGATAAATCCTAGTTTTAGTAACACCTGGTGCTTTAATGTACTCAGTATAAAGTTCATTAAACCTAGCTACCTCACCTTCAGAATTGTTCACTCTTTCTGTTGCATAACCTTCAGCTTTTTGAATAGTCTCCTCAGCCTGACCTCTTGCTTTAGGAATAACCTTATTATACTCAGATTTAGCCTGGTTAATCAAAGTCTCTTTTTCCTGTTGCGCTTCATTAACCGCATTAAATGCTCCTCTAACAGGCTCAGGTGGTGTCACATCTTGTAAAACCACTTGCTCAACCCTAATCCCTAATTCATAATCATTAGAAATCTCTTGAATTAAAACTTTCAATTTCCCAGCAATTTCTGCTCTACCAACTGTAAGCACTTCATTCACGGTTCTGTCACCAACTATTTGTCTCATCCCAGATTCTGAAATATCCCTTAAAGTTTCTTCTGGGTTTCTTACTTTGAATAGGAAATTATAGGGGTTATCAATTCGATATTGGACTACCCATTCTACATCTGCTAAATTTAAATCTCCAGTCAGCATTAAAGATTCACCTTCTGCACCTCTTTTAGAAAATGTAGATTGAACACCTGCACTGGTCGTTCTAAAACCAAATTCCTGCTTTTGTTGACGTTCAACCGGAACTTTAGTCACTGATTCCACAAATGGAATTTTAAAGTTCAACCCAGACTCAAGCGTTCTATTGTAAGCTCCCAACCGGGTTACAACCCCGACTTCTTCTGCTCCTACTTGAAAGAAAGTACTGATAACAGCTGCTAGAACTACTACCACCACTACTATCAAGCGTATGTTTTTTACTATTTTTTGAAAGGACTCTTTTGCTTTGTCCCCATCAAATTCAAATTCTGCCATAAATATGCTTTTTATTGGTTAATTGTTTTTACTATATAAACTCGTTTTTACTAAATTTTTAATTCGTAACTATTAATTAATCCATTACTAATTATTAATTATTACTCACCCCACTTCCATTCGTTCCCTAACTCCAATTCTTCTTTTAAACCTTGTTCAATTAAAAAATCTTTGGTTTGCTCAAAATCTAATTTCTTGGTAGGGATTTCCTCTAAATTAGCCAACTCCCATAAGAACATGCCTGCAAAACGTACGGTATTCTTAAGATGTTCCTCATTTACCAATGAAAAATCATCTCCATTAGAATGATAATAGCTATAAACTTTTCTTTCTAAGTTCCCAACTAAGCCGACTACGGGAACACCTTCCATCATAAATGACTGATGATCGCTATGTAGGCCTGCTTTATTGGCATTTGTATTTTCATAACTTGAATCAACCGCCTGTATTTTTGCACCAATCTCATCAAACAAAGGTAGCATCTCTGTTCTTCCAGCAGCATTAAACCCTTTCGGGTTGCCACTCATGTCAATATTCATCATATAAGAAACATTGCCTAGCTCACCTTGATCAGCCAACATTTTCACCATTTCCTTTGAGCCTAACAAGCCTTGCTCCTCTCCCATAAACATCACAAATTTTATATTTCTTTTAGGTTGTAAATCAAGTGCTTTATAAGTTCTGGCAATATCCAAAATTGCAGCTATCCCTATTCCATTATCAATGGCGCCAGTGGACAAATCCCAACTATCTAAATGACCTCCAAGAATGATATTTTCATTCGTTTTCTCTTTGGCTGGTAAAGTAGCAATCACATTTCTTGACTTGATCATTTCACTTTTATTACTCATTTGAATATGAGCGGAAATTTCCTCTCCGTTTTTTAGTTGCTTCTTCAAATCCATCCCTTTTTCATAGCTTATACAAATAGCAGGAATATCAATCAAGCTCCCAGTTACGGATGCCGTTCCCGTCAATAACACTCCACCTGGAACTTGATTTATAATTATGATCCCTTCAGCTCCGTATTCAATTGCCAATGCAGTTTTTTCAGATCGATGGATATTTTTCAGACCTTCAGGACTGTCCTCTAAAATTCCTATATAAACCAAAGCAATTTTACCTTTTACTTCATTCTTTAAGCTGTCAAAATCAGCTCTCAAACCATTATTCACATCAATTACTTGATGCTCAACATCAGCTGACACTGGAGAATGGCCCAAGGATACAACTTCTTCTACTTCTTGTTTATTAATTTCAAGTCTTACCGAATCACGAGCCCAAGCCTCTACTTCAAACTCATGATATTGAACATCTTCATATCCATAAGATTTGAATAACTCATAAGTGTATTCCTCTGCTTCAGCACCATTATCAGAACCTGTCAAACGGTGACCTATTTCTGAAGTCATTTTCTCTAAGTTTGTGTAAGCTTTACTGTTGCTTTGAACTTCCTTATTTATTGCATTTAAAACATTTTGCTCTTCTTTTTGATCGGTAACACAGGATACAAGAAGAAAAAGTGGTAGGCTGAAAATTAGTAGTTTAATGGTTTTCTGTTTATTTTTCATTGTTATAAATTTTCAAAATTGAAGTTAAGCAAATCTAAGCACAATATTGAAATTCCAATGCACCATAAATAAAAAAGCCAGTGAAATGACTTGAAATCAATCTATCCAAATCAAAACACAAAACAAGTATGGATTGACGATAACCTCAACAAGAGGATTAGGTGAAAATTTTGATCAATGAAAATAGACATAAAGAAATGAATATTGAATTTTGGATGAAACTGGCTATTGATTTAGCCAAGGAGCGCAAAACACCATTCGGAGCAGTATTGGTAGATCCTGAAGGACAGCATGTGAGTGGCTACAACACTACTATTTTGGATGGTGCTGTAGCACATGCTGAAATTAACGCAATCAGCAAAATCAAGCAACTTGATTATGACAGAGCTGAAGAATTGACACTATTCACTACTGTAGAACCTTGTCCCATGTGTATGTCTGCCATTATTTGGGCAGGCATTGGAGAAGTGATTTATGGGTGTGATATTTCAACTGCTTCAAAATATGGCAATCAAATAAACATAAGAGCTAAAAAAATCGCTTCTGAATCATGGTATGCGCCCATTATTAAGGGTGGCCTTTTAGCAATAGAATGTGAGGGATTATTTAAATAGAATTACTTAAAAATGACCAGTATTTGAACTACATTAGTATTTAGTTGAACTTAGAAAACTTTTGAATTCTAAAAATTCCTCTAATTGATGTTCTGGAATTTTATGGAGCTGCAACTGCTCGTAATATTCATAAAAAACCGCATCAGTGATTTTCTCCCCCAATAAGATTTGCAATAAATAACTCCTTTGACAGAGTTTAAACAAATTGGGCTTTCTTTTAACACTTGAAAATATCACCTCTTTCAAATGCTCCGATAAATTATTCAAGTTTGATAAGTCATCCAACCATTTAAACCCTTCTTTGACAAAGGCATTTTCTATTTCTGAGAGGATTTTTGAAAGCTCAATTTCATTCTGAATTAAATTTCTTTTTGAGATCCCTAGTGAAATTTGGGAATGATTCTCCCAATAGCTTAAACTGAGTTTTTCTGTTTCCTGTTGTTTGTAAAAGCGAAAAATATTTGCTTCAATCTCATCGACTCTAATCGCCAATTGAACTTCAAGCATCAATCCATCTTCATAGGCAGTAGCATTCAACACCACTATTTTACTGCCCCTCTTGAACAATTGTTGGAAGGCATTATGTCCTTCAATTTTATAATAGTGAAAGTCATTTAAAAAATTTTCTAATTTCCGTATGACCTCCTGTTTCATTACAATTCATTTAATGTTTTAGTAAAAAAAGAAAGAGCCCTTTCTTCTGCATAGGTGTAAGGTTTCCCCTTCTGAAGAAAGCCTACATGACCGCCATGCTTAGTTAATTCCAATTCAATATTACCATTCCTCTCTGCTTCCGATTCAGGATAACAATCGCCTGTTAACATTGGGTCGTTTAACGAATTTAAAATTAAGGTGGGGATAGCAATCTTTTTCAAATGAGGAAAACATTGCACATTATCGTAGAAATCTTGAGCATCCTTGTAACCAAATATTTTCGCACTATAATGTGTATCAAATTCATGAAAATCTGCAAAGGATTGCCAAGGTTTAATATGAATGAGATTTGGATATTGTTCATTCTTTTCTCTCAACTTTACATCTAATTTTCGCATAAAGCGATTCTGATAAAATTTGTTTTTCTTGAGTGCCAACATTCGAGAACTGCTTGACAAATTGCATGGGACACTAACAGCCATTGCTCCTTTTATTTCTGGATATAAATCCTTACCATTTTCTCCCACATATTTTAAAGTTAGACTCCCTCCCATACTAAAGCCGATCATTACAATTTCCTTGTAACCTTCTTTTAAAGCTTTTTGAACTACCTCTTCTACATCCTGTGTAAATCCATGATGGTAAAGAAATTCTCTACGATTCATTTCACCACTGCAGCTTCTACAGTTCCATGCCAATACATCCCATTTATTTTGACTAAACAATTTGGCAATACCCATTATATAAGGTCTATCAGAACTACCTTCCAATCCATGGGAAGCTATTATGAGGCGGGAATTACCATTTTTCACCCAATCGATATCCAAAAAGTCATCATCTCTGGTCTCAATTCTTTCACGTTCATACTGAACACCTTTCACTTTTCTTAAAGCACTAGGAAAAATAGTTTCCATATGCTGATTAAATAAATAAAATGGTGGTTTATATTGACTATTTTTAATTACTGGCATGCTTTACTTTTTAAACAAAGCCGAAGATAATAAACACTTTCCTCTGCTTCATTAAAAAGCATAAAAAAACCCAATTGTTTCCAATTGGGTAAATAATAATTTCTACAAAGATAATTACCTTATGCAGTTGCAGATTGTTTTGAGGTACTCATTTCATATTCATACAACCATTTTTGTCCTTCTTCCACAGAATCAAATAATTTCATCTTTCTACCTGTGGCAGCAATTATTGAATTCAAAATTAATGTAGATAGTTTACTTAAACCACAAACCACAGTTGCTTTGGACTTTGGGTTATTCTTTTTAACGGTCTCTTTAATTTTAGATAAGAGTTCTTTGTTAAATCTTGCATTAGTAGCATTAACACAAGATAAAACAGATTTATCTGGAAATTCAGCCACTAATTTTTGAACTGCATCAAAAGTAGGAATTGCTTCTCCACCATTTGTATTTTCAATATCGGTATAAACCATTTTCACTCCTTTATAATCGATAACTTTACAATATGACATAATGAAATTTATTTAATATTTTTTATCACTTATTTAATTTTTATCTAATTAAGTAATTTTTTTACTTATAAGAAAAAAACTTCATTAAATGATTTTATAAAAACCTATATTTTAGACAAAGCGACCGAAAATTACGATAAAGTATAGCTGAAAAGTTTAATTATCATGAATTATCGTTACTACAGAATTTCAAAAAGCAACTAAAGAAAGTAAGCCGGATTATTTTAATTATTTTCAGTGTGATTGCAGATTACCTCAGTACTAGTACTTCCGCTTCCAAGACAATTTGGGCAGTAAGTATACAATTCCATATCTCCTTCACAAACTGGACATTCGTTGATGCCTTCTCCTTTGCACTGATGACATGTTTTATAACTTCTATTACCCATAGCCCCCAATTGAATCAGAACACCATCCCCACTGCATGCTGTGCACCCTACTTTTCCTTTGGCTTCACAATAATCACATTTTTTAAGCAATTGTTTTTCGCCATGGCAAGTAGCGCATGTTTCCAACCTGTAGCCACTTAAATCACAATATTGGCAAGACAAGCTCTTATTAAGTTGAAGTTCCAATAATTCTTTCAACTCTTGGGCATTTTCATAATAGGTTCCCGCCTTACCCATTATTTCAAAATATTTATTCAAAAAACTTTGGCTATTTTGATATTGCCCAATTTCGTACAGTGTTTTTGAAAATAGGTAGGGCATCTCAGATGGCAATTTAACTCCTAATCTCAGGATTTTACGGAATTGGGTGTTGGCACTTTCGTAATCGCCCTTTTGCATTGCTGTTTGTGCATTTTCATAATGGAAATTAAGTGTTTCTTTCTGATTTTGGGCAAATGAGTATTCACATGTAAATACAGAAAGGGAAAATAGAATTAGAAAACAATATTTCATTTCAAAATCAACAATAAATTAACAGGATTGGTAAATAATCTCTTATCGTAAACGCACAAAACTAATAAAGATTCCTTAAAAGTTAGATAAATTAACCTCCCACTATTTCCTTTAAATTATTGATTAGACCTTCCCACACCTCATATTGTTCCTGTTCATCTTCGAAATCAGAATAATCAACTACTTTCATATACATGGATTGAGTCAGTTCATTCTCATCCAAATGAATTTCTACATAAGCAGGATCATCTTCCTCCCCTTCCTCTGGAAATTCAAATTTCACAAATTGATTAACCCGATGCCCAGCCATAATTGCAGGATGGTCTTCCTCGTCATATATAAAATTATATTCCTTATCTTCATTTATATTTACATCATCTGCAAACCATTGTGACAAGCCACTAGCTGTACTGATATAAGGATACAGCATTTTTTTGGAAGCGTTAATTTCGAAATCACCTGTGAATTTTTTCAAGCCCATAATCAGTTCATTTTTTGTAGTGGATAAGTTAGGATTAAATATCATATATCACAATAAATTCTTTTTCATTTTTATTTGGAATTTGAAATCATAATTCATTATGTTTGCACTCCAATTTCGGATATGCTATTAAATCAAACGGATTTATAGTAGTAAAAATTGTTATTTTGGCGAGGTAGCTCAGTTGGTTAGAGCGCAGGATTCATATCCGCTAGCTAGCGGACTGCAGTTTCAAATCTGCTTCTCGCTTTAAAATTATTTGAGTATTTGATGTAATGATCTTATTTGGCGAGGTAGCTCAGTTGGTTAGAGCGCAGGATTCATAACCCTGAGGTCGGCAGTTCAAATCTGCTTCTCGCTACTATTTAAAGGCAGCTTCGGCTGCCTTTTTTGTTTCAACCAAAGTAAAGAAAATGTTTAAGGTTTACGTACTTTATAGCCCAAACCATCATAAGATTTATATCGGATATACTTCTGACCTGCCTAATCGAATGGAAAGCCATAATATTTATTCCAAAAAAGGATATACTGTAAAATACAGACCTTGGGAAATCCTATTCACTGAAGTTTATGATTCCAAAAAAGAGGCTATCATTAGAGAAAAACAACTCAAATCTGCAAAGGGTAGAGAATATATTTGGGAAGTGGTCTATGAAAAATACAAACTGTAATTTACCTTCTAACCTGATTT
Protein-coding sequences here:
- a CDS encoding M20/M25/M40 family metallo-hydrolase, which codes for MKNKQKTIKLLIFSLPLFLLVSCVTDQKEEQNVLNAINKEVQSNSKAYTNLEKMTSEIGHRLTGSDNGAEAEEYTYELFKSYGYEDVQYHEFEVEAWARDSVRLEINKQEVEEVVSLGHSPVSADVEHQVIDVNNGLRADFDSLKNEVKGKIALVYIGILEDSPEGLKNIHRSEKTALAIEYGAEGIIIINQVPGGVLLTGTASVTGSLIDIPAICISYEKGMDLKKQLKNGEEISAHIQMSNKSEMIKSRNVIATLPAKEKTNENIILGGHLDSWDLSTGAIDNGIGIAAILDIARTYKALDLQPKRNIKFVMFMGEEQGLLGSKEMVKMLADQGELGNVSYMMNIDMSGNPKGFNAAGRTEMLPLFDEIGAKIQAVDSSYENTNANKAGLHSDHQSFMMEGVPVVGLVGNLERKVYSYYHSNGDDFSLVNEEHLKNTVRFAGMFLWELANLEEIPTKKLDFEQTKDFLIEQGLKEELELGNEWKWGE
- a CDS encoding nucleoside deaminase, with protein sequence MNIEFWMKLAIDLAKERKTPFGAVLVDPEGQHVSGYNTTILDGAVAHAEINAISKIKQLDYDRAEELTLFTTVEPCPMCMSAIIWAGIGEVIYGCDISTASKYGNQINIRAKKIASESWYAPIIKGGLLAIECEGLFK
- a CDS encoding 6-pyruvoyl trahydropterin synthase family protein; the protein is MKVAVFRKEHFNAAHRLNNPNWSEEKNQKVFGKCNNPNFHGHNYELIVKVTGEVDPDTGYVMDMKVLSDLIKERVLDRFDHKNLNLDTKEFLDLNPTAENIAVVIFNLLREKIDPKKELKIKLYETERNYVEYPTE
- the hflC gene encoding protease modulator HflC, producing MKKSLITILVIVVVALIVIAQSAYIVRESEQVIITQFGKPVGDAVKDAGIHFKVPFVQTANFFDKRYLEWDGDPNQVPTKDKKFIFVDTYARWQITDPLQFFKRLTNERGAQSRLDDILDGETRDFIANNYLEEAVRTSNRTPISSGAISEIVEDSLVQINVGRDSIQEYIQKSANLQTQDLGIEILDFRFKRINYVEEVRTQVYERMKSERFRIADKFRSEGQGEASRINGEKERELKSIQSEAFKIAEQIKGKADAEAAAIYANAYNKNNASRELYSFLKSMETFQRTFNSETTVILSTDSDLYKYLKSMD
- the folE gene encoding GTP cyclohydrolase I FolE, giving the protein MSNTPQNKNRDLENINELEEFGDDHVASNFETPLRADAFEMDDDLKMEMIAKHFKEIMHILGMDLSDDSLKGTPNRVAKMYVKEVFSGLNPKNKPQPKLFENKYKYSQMLVEKDITFYSHCEHHFVPIYGKAHVAYISSGKVIGLSKINRIVQYYSKRPQVQERLTVQIAEELKEVMQTEDVAVVMDANHMCVSSRGVGDTNSRTGTSYFGGKFNDEATRREFLDYINSPNNS
- a CDS encoding YheT family hydrolase; this translates as MPVIKNSQYKPPFYLFNQHMETIFPSALRKVKGVQYERERIETRDDDFLDIDWVKNGNSRLIIASHGLEGSSDRPYIMGIAKLFSQNKWDVLAWNCRSCSGEMNRREFLYHHGFTQDVEEVVQKALKEGYKEIVMIGFSMGGSLTLKYVGENGKDLYPEIKGAMAVSVPCNLSSSSRMLALKKNKFYQNRFMRKLDVKLREKNEQYPNLIHIKPWQSFADFHEFDTHYSAKIFGYKDAQDFYDNVQCFPHLKKIAIPTLILNSLNDPMLTGDCYPESEAERNGNIELELTKHGGHVGFLQKGKPYTYAEERALSFFTKTLNEL
- the hflK gene encoding FtsH protease activity modulator HflK → MAEFEFDGDKAKESFQKIVKNIRLIVVVVVVLAAVISTFFQVGAEEVGVVTRLGAYNRTLESGLNFKIPFVESVTKVPVERQQKQEFGFRTTSAGVQSTFSKRGAEGESLMLTGDLNLADVEWVVQYRIDNPYNFLFKVRNPEETLRDISESGMRQIVGDRTVNEVLTVGRAEIAGKLKVLIQEISNDYELGIRVEQVVLQDVTPPEPVRGAFNAVNEAQQEKETLINQAKSEYNKVIPKARGQAEETIQKAEGYATERVNNSEGEVARFNELYTEYIKAPGVTKTRIYLETMQEVVPKLGDKIITDEKGGNVLPLLNMATQSGKKINQ
- a CDS encoding SDR family NAD(P)-dependent oxidoreductase — encoded protein: MSFKDKNILIVGASSGIGLSLAKKLKKEGANLILASRNKPDLSGDFHYIQLDVLDMKDELKQLPDTLHGLAYCPGSINLKPFQSIKENDYINDFRLNTVGAAMVIQQSLKALKNAKGASVVLFSTVAANTGLSFHASIASAKGALQGFGLSIAAELASKQIRVNMVAPSLTDTPLAENLLSNDEKKEASNKRHPIGRFGKPEDISNAACFLLDSENSWITGQIIGVDGGMERIRNI